A region of Massilia sp. KIM DNA encodes the following proteins:
- a CDS encoding alkene reductase has protein sequence MSALFDPIRIGDLVLPNRIIMSPLTRSRATNPGRVPTPMMADYYAQRASAGLIISEATSVSPQGVGYADTPGIWSDEQVAGWRRVTEAVHAAGGRIVLQLWHVGRISDPVFLDGQAPVAPSAIAAAGTVSLLRPQRPYVTPRELALEELPGIVEAHRKGAMNALAAGFDGVEVHAGNGYLLDQFLQDGSNRRTDAYGGTLAGRARLLLEMVDACVGVWGAGRVGVHLSPRGDSHDMGDSNPAATFAHVARELGRRRIAFICARESRGPDSLGPGLRRAFGGAYIANEGMTQASAEALLLAGDADAVAFGKLFIANPDLPRRFALGAPFNEPRPDSFYGATAEGYTDYPALA, from the coding sequence ATGTCCGCACTGTTCGACCCCATCCGCATCGGCGACCTCGTTCTTCCGAATCGCATCATCATGTCCCCGCTGACGCGCTCGCGCGCCACCAATCCGGGGCGCGTGCCGACCCCGATGATGGCTGACTACTATGCGCAGCGCGCCTCGGCCGGCCTGATCATCAGTGAGGCAACCTCGGTCTCGCCCCAGGGCGTGGGCTACGCCGACACGCCGGGCATCTGGTCCGATGAGCAGGTCGCCGGCTGGCGCCGGGTGACCGAGGCCGTGCACGCCGCCGGCGGCCGTATCGTGCTGCAGCTCTGGCACGTCGGCCGCATCTCGGATCCCGTGTTCCTCGACGGGCAGGCCCCGGTGGCCCCGAGCGCGATCGCGGCTGCGGGCACGGTCAGCCTGTTGCGGCCCCAGCGCCCCTACGTTACGCCGCGCGAACTGGCGCTCGAAGAGCTTCCGGGCATCGTCGAGGCGCATCGCAAGGGGGCCATGAATGCGCTGGCCGCGGGTTTCGACGGGGTCGAGGTGCACGCAGGGAACGGCTACCTGCTCGACCAATTCCTCCAGGACGGCAGTAACCGGCGCACCGATGCCTATGGCGGCACGCTCGCCGGGCGTGCGCGTTTGCTGCTCGAGATGGTCGATGCCTGCGTCGGCGTATGGGGCGCGGGCAGGGTGGGCGTGCATCTGTCGCCGCGCGGCGATTCGCACGATATGGGAGATAGCAACCCGGCCGCGACCTTCGCTCACGTGGCGCGTGAACTAGGACGGCGTCGCATCGCCTTCATCTGCGCCCGCGAATCGCGCGGGCCGGATAGCCTCGGGCCCGGTTTGCGGCGCGCCTTCGGTGGCGCCTATATCGCCAACGAGGGGATGACCCAGGCCAGCGCGGAAGCCCTGCTGCTGGCGGGCGATGCGGACGCGGTCGCATTCGGCAAGCTGTTCATCGCCAATCCCGACCTGCCGCGCCGCTTCGCGCTCGGCGCGCCGTTCAACGAGCCACGGCCGGACAGCTTCTATGGCGCCACCGCGGAAGGCTATACGGACTACCCGGCCTTGGCTTGA
- a CDS encoding tryptophan halogenase family protein gives MNNIDRIGSITVVGGGSAGWMAAAALATYLGKHARIRLIESEQIGIVGVGEASVPHLRLFNGQWLGIDETEFVRRTQGTVKLGIQFNDWGRIGDSYLHGFGILGRSLGPLPFHQFWLKLRQAGRAAPIGEYSAQTLMAPRGKFAPGDRNAAPNSPLADIAYAYHFDATLYARFLRELAERRGVERIEGKITGVQQRPDNGYVASVTLESGQVVDGELFIDCSGFRGLLIEETLGTGYVDWSHWLPCDRAVAVPSERAGPDTPYTRATARGAGWQWRIPLQHRTGNGYVYASRHLSDDEAAATLLANLDGKALAEPRQLRFTAGMRRKAWNGNVVALGLASGFLEPLESTSIYLVQSGITRLLSLFPRRDLDPLLAERYNRETAFEYERIRDFLILHYHATERDDTPFWKHCRTMEVPDTLRETMDMFRADGRYLRNGEDFFALPSWVQVMLGQGIQPRGYHPLVDEMPEEKLVDHVESVRAMLAHAVDAMPTHREWIERYWKAPAP, from the coding sequence ATGAACAACATCGACCGGATCGGCAGCATCACGGTGGTGGGCGGCGGCAGCGCGGGCTGGATGGCCGCGGCGGCCCTGGCCACCTACCTGGGCAAGCACGCGCGCATCCGCCTGATCGAGTCCGAGCAGATCGGCATCGTCGGGGTGGGCGAGGCGAGCGTGCCCCACCTGCGCCTGTTCAACGGCCAGTGGCTCGGCATCGACGAGACCGAATTCGTGCGCCGCACCCAGGGCACGGTCAAGCTGGGCATCCAGTTCAATGACTGGGGACGGATCGGCGACAGCTACCTCCACGGCTTCGGCATCCTCGGGCGTTCGCTCGGGCCGCTGCCTTTCCACCAGTTCTGGCTCAAGCTGCGCCAGGCCGGGCGCGCCGCGCCGATCGGCGAGTATTCGGCCCAGACCCTGATGGCCCCGCGCGGCAAGTTCGCGCCCGGCGACCGCAACGCGGCGCCGAACTCCCCCCTGGCCGACATCGCCTACGCCTACCATTTCGACGCCACCCTGTACGCACGCTTCCTGCGCGAGCTGGCCGAGCGCCGCGGCGTCGAGCGCATCGAGGGCAAAATCACCGGCGTCCAGCAGCGCCCGGACAACGGCTACGTCGCCTCGGTGACGCTGGAGAGCGGGCAGGTGGTGGACGGGGAACTGTTCATCGACTGTTCGGGCTTTCGCGGCCTCTTGATCGAAGAGACCCTGGGCACCGGCTACGTCGACTGGTCGCACTGGCTGCCCTGCGACCGCGCGGTGGCCGTGCCCAGCGAGCGCGCCGGTCCGGACACGCCCTATACCCGCGCCACCGCGCGCGGCGCCGGCTGGCAGTGGCGCATCCCGCTCCAGCACCGCACCGGCAACGGCTACGTGTACGCCAGCCGCCACCTGAGCGACGACGAGGCGGCGGCGACCCTGCTGGCCAACCTGGACGGCAAGGCACTGGCCGAACCGCGCCAGCTGCGCTTCACGGCCGGCATGCGCCGCAAGGCCTGGAACGGCAACGTGGTGGCGCTCGGGCTGGCCTCGGGCTTTCTCGAGCCGCTCGAATCGACCAGCATCTACCTGGTCCAGTCGGGCATCACCCGCCTGCTCAGCCTGTTCCCGCGGCGCGACCTCGATCCGCTGCTGGCCGAGCGCTACAACCGCGAGACCGCCTTCGAATACGAGCGCATTCGCGATTTCCTGATCCTGCACTACCACGCCACCGAGCGCGACGACACGCCTTTCTGGAAGCACTGCCGCACCATGGAGGTGCCGGACACCCTGCGCGAGACCATGGACATGTTCCGCGCCGACGGCCGCTATCTGCGCAACGGCGAGGACTTCTTCGCCCTGCCGAGCTGGGTCCAGGTGATGCTGGGGCAGGGCATCCAGCCGCGCGGCTACCACCCCCTGGTCGACGAGATGCCCGAGGAGAAACTGGTCGACCACGTCGAGAGCGTGCGCGCCATGCTGGCGCATGCCGTCGACGCGATGCCGACCCACCGCGAGTGGATCGAACGCTACTGGAAGGCGCCCGCGCCATGA
- a CDS encoding TonB-dependent receptor, producing the protein MTFRTTPASGQLRCRVTPIAMAVGVALLSLSAAHAQTEAGTAQASAQPAAPDAAATQPATVMVTGYRYAIEKSLDQKREANAIVEVVTAEDVGKFPDKNVADALQRVPGVVITRSGGEGKNVSVRGLSSELTLTQLNGNYIATAEANGDPTRSFNYTLMPSNMLSSAELYKTPEARLDEGGIGGTVILRTRRPLDVESGSGFVNAEGTWADTTKKTDGQFSGQYAWHDQSNRFGILVGFTQQKRTTRTMGASTENWQWYGDDYDANPATDVNGRPSKLTSYWWGESGFYDQGGKYYSNFMMPTSVNFDVREEERERKGGQVTLQFKPVRNLTMTANYFRFDLKQDSQTNTLKVPEWNLARYSGDGNWPGGRLLNGLTFDPSNTIVTGAQYGVRPGRAYYCSAEQAAAGGLTNTGGFGPDDCTIPTPQITGSYNKEKALSQAADLEIEWKGSSLDASFKGGRTWAKGGPSVQFTMPIKPRVQNADGSWTLGNMATSWSTVGTPTMNFSPELMSNLAKGIGEIDLGSTSSSWTRNSTKQKYAQADFTWHTERGFLDSLQFGAKYRDGGTSRSTGNNYWACKGTDPSNYDNRFQNGCDTNANKFRPEFLYAQSLPNLTGGIQASAYPAINYPAYIGYLTQTYGPMQTRNEDNFIFNVNEKISSLYVQANIKTDRLRGNFGLRAVRTRQHADSTDKVDYYNDYFFDGPDGRPAPCQPGGAPATGAPAGSGCISGFTVLPDSNSNPATRHISTYVVSALDRTYTDYLPSFNLAYDLSDTLLLRAAASKVIARPGYSDIAAPGALNYFSEEYVNDRRLIGGGDQQGWYGSGSNKSLEAYKAEQYDVGLEWYFQRGSVLGMGLFRKNVSNFSVPVVRDVQLNVGGQNLTVQNYSTSAGGRDAVSKGVELYAQHTFASGLGFQVNYTYNKTNQAAITLEDGTEIGTSPLVGSARNQTNLTVFYSDDRMLLRASYNRRGEVVRGLVNGLNVYDEPYNQIDLNAAWNFTKQLSLTASVLNLTEEETRSHLGNDTKNRFYSNGYAGRVAYVGLNYKF; encoded by the coding sequence ATGACGTTCAGGACCACTCCCGCTTCCGGGCAGCTCCGCTGCCGTGTGACGCCGATCGCGATGGCGGTCGGCGTAGCGCTGCTTTCCCTTTCGGCCGCCCATGCGCAGACCGAGGCCGGGACCGCGCAGGCGAGCGCCCAGCCGGCGGCGCCGGATGCCGCCGCGACCCAGCCCGCCACCGTGATGGTGACCGGCTACCGCTACGCGATCGAGAAGAGCCTCGACCAGAAGCGCGAGGCCAACGCCATCGTCGAAGTGGTCACCGCCGAAGACGTCGGCAAGTTCCCCGACAAGAACGTGGCCGACGCCCTGCAGCGCGTGCCGGGCGTGGTCATCACCCGCAGCGGGGGCGAGGGCAAGAACGTCAGCGTGCGCGGCCTGTCCTCGGAACTGACCCTGACCCAGCTGAACGGCAACTACATCGCCACCGCCGAAGCGAACGGCGACCCGACCCGTTCCTTCAACTACACCCTGATGCCGTCCAACATGCTGTCCAGCGCGGAGCTGTACAAGACGCCCGAGGCGCGCCTGGACGAAGGCGGCATCGGCGGCACCGTGATCCTGCGCACCCGCCGTCCGCTCGACGTGGAATCGGGTTCCGGCTTCGTCAACGCCGAAGGCACCTGGGCCGACACCACCAAGAAGACCGACGGCCAGTTCTCCGGCCAGTACGCCTGGCACGACCAGAGCAACCGATTCGGCATCCTGGTCGGCTTCACCCAGCAGAAGCGCACCACCCGCACCATGGGCGCGAGCACCGAGAACTGGCAGTGGTACGGCGACGACTACGACGCCAACCCGGCCACCGACGTCAACGGCCGCCCCTCGAAGCTGACCTCCTACTGGTGGGGCGAATCGGGCTTCTACGACCAGGGCGGCAAGTACTACAGCAACTTCATGATGCCGACCTCGGTCAACTTCGACGTGCGCGAAGAGGAGCGCGAGCGCAAGGGCGGGCAGGTGACCCTGCAGTTCAAGCCGGTGCGCAACCTGACCATGACGGCCAACTACTTCCGCTTCGACCTGAAGCAGGATTCGCAGACCAACACCCTCAAGGTCCCGGAATGGAACCTGGCGCGCTATTCCGGCGACGGCAACTGGCCGGGCGGACGCCTGCTCAACGGCTTGACCTTTGATCCGAGCAACACCATCGTCACCGGCGCCCAATACGGCGTGCGTCCGGGCCGCGCCTATTACTGCAGCGCGGAGCAGGCGGCGGCCGGCGGCCTGACCAACACCGGCGGCTTCGGTCCGGACGACTGCACCATCCCGACCCCGCAGATCACCGGCAGCTACAACAAGGAAAAGGCCTTGTCCCAGGCCGCCGACCTCGAGATCGAATGGAAGGGCAGCTCGCTCGACGCCAGCTTCAAGGGCGGCCGCACCTGGGCCAAGGGCGGCCCTTCGGTGCAATTCACGATGCCGATCAAGCCGCGCGTGCAGAACGCCGACGGCAGCTGGACCCTGGGTAACATGGCGACCTCCTGGAGCACGGTGGGCACGCCGACCATGAACTTCTCCCCCGAGCTGATGAGCAACCTGGCCAAGGGCATCGGCGAGATCGACCTCGGCTCGACCTCCTCGTCCTGGACCCGCAACAGCACCAAGCAGAAGTACGCCCAGGCCGACTTCACCTGGCACACCGAGCGCGGCTTCCTCGATTCGCTGCAGTTCGGCGCCAAGTACCGCGACGGCGGCACCAGCCGCAGCACCGGCAACAACTACTGGGCCTGCAAGGGCACCGACCCAAGCAACTACGACAACCGCTTCCAGAACGGCTGCGACACGAACGCCAACAAATTCCGTCCTGAGTTCCTGTACGCGCAGTCGCTGCCCAACCTGACCGGCGGCATCCAGGCCAGCGCCTACCCGGCGATCAACTATCCGGCCTACATCGGCTATCTGACCCAGACCTACGGCCCGATGCAGACCCGTAACGAGGACAACTTCATCTTCAACGTCAACGAGAAGATCAGCTCGCTCTACGTGCAGGCCAACATCAAGACCGACCGCCTGCGCGGCAACTTCGGCCTGCGCGCGGTGCGCACCCGCCAGCACGCCGATTCGACCGACAAGGTCGACTACTACAACGACTACTTCTTCGACGGTCCGGACGGCCGTCCGGCGCCTTGCCAGCCGGGCGGCGCCCCGGCCACCGGCGCGCCGGCGGGTTCGGGCTGCATCAGCGGCTTCACCGTGCTCCCGGACAGCAACAGCAATCCGGCCACCCGCCACATCTCGACCTATGTGGTGAGCGCCCTGGATCGTACCTACACCGACTACCTGCCCAGCTTCAACCTGGCCTATGACCTGAGCGACACGCTGCTGCTGCGCGCCGCCGCCTCCAAGGTCATCGCCCGCCCCGGCTACAGCGACATCGCGGCGCCGGGCGCGCTGAACTACTTCAGCGAGGAATACGTCAACGACCGCCGCCTGATCGGCGGCGGCGACCAGCAGGGCTGGTATGGCTCGGGCAGCAACAAGAGCCTGGAAGCCTACAAGGCCGAACAGTACGACGTCGGCCTGGAGTGGTACTTCCAGCGCGGCTCGGTGCTGGGCATGGGCCTGTTCCGCAAGAACGTCAGCAACTTCTCGGTGCCGGTGGTGCGCGACGTCCAGCTCAACGTCGGCGGCCAGAACCTGACGGTGCAGAACTACTCGACCAGCGCCGGCGGCCGGGACGCGGTGTCCAAGGGCGTCGAACTGTACGCCCAGCACACCTTCGCCTCGGGCCTGGGCTTCCAGGTGAACTACACCTACAACAAGACCAACCAGGCCGCCATTACGCTGGAGGACGGCACCGAGATCGGCACCTCGCCGCTCGTGGGCAGCGCACGCAACCAGACCAACCTGACCGTGTTCTACTCGGACGACCGGATGCTGCTGCGCGCCTCCTACAACCGTCGCGGCGAAGTGGTGCGTGGACTGGTCAACGGCCTGAACGTGTACGACGAGCCCTACAACCAGATCGACCTGAACGCCGCCTGGAACTTCACCAAGCAGCTCAGCCTCACCGCCTCCGTGCTCAACCTGACCGAGGAAGAAACGCGTTCCCACCTGGGCAACGACACCAAGAACCGTTTCTACTCGAACGGCTACGCCGGCCGCGTCGCCTACGTGGGCCTGAACTACAAGTTCTGA